One Brassica napus cultivar Da-Ae chromosome A5, Da-Ae, whole genome shotgun sequence DNA window includes the following coding sequences:
- the LOC106345178 gene encoding salicylate/benzoate carboxyl methyltransferase-like isoform X2 — MNSRFIRSISSSRSDGKSENEMNNLDEERSNNTGVSILSMRGGDGHNSYATNSLLQRRVLSMSKPILVKNTKEMMTNLDFPKCIKISDLGCSSGQNTFLAMSEIVNTINALCQERNQNPPEIDCCLNDLPGNDFNTTFKFISFFNEKLTSNTPCFVSGVPGSFYSRLFPSKSLHFIHSNYSVNYPSKVPEGLEKNKMGVYITSSSPLSEYKAYLNQFQKDFTTFLRMRSEEMVSNGRMVITLFGRNTIDDPLYRDCCHHLTLLSDSLRDLVIEGLVSASTVNSFNMPFYDPTEEEVNEIIRNEGSFQINDLETHAFDLGHSKEESSLQLCRAKPGEKEANCVRAAIETMLVAHFGDAISIDTLFAKYAHHVSQHASCMNKTSVTLVVSLVRK; from the exons ATGAATTCAAGATTCATCCGTTCGATTTCTTCGTCAAG GTCTGATGGGAAGAGTGAAAATGAAATGAACAACCTTGATGAAGAGAGAAGTAATAACACTGGTGTGAGTATCTTAAGTATGAGGGGAGGTGATGGACACAATAGTTACGCCACTAACTCTCTTCTTCAG AGAAGAGTTTTATCAATGAGCAAGCCCATATTGGTTAAAAACACCAAAGAAATGATGACAAACTTGGACTTTCCCAAATGCATTAAAATATCAGATTTGGGCTGTTCTTCTGGACAAAACACATTTTTGGCGATGTCTGAGATCGTCAACACAATTAATGCGTTATGTCAAGAACGGAACCAAAACCCGCCAGAGATAGATTGTTGTCTGAACGATCTCCCTGGTAATGATTTCAACACGACGTTCAAATTCATAAGTTTCTTCAACGAAAAGCTCACAAGCAATACACCATGCTTTGTCTCTGGAGTACCTGGTTCCTTTTACTCAAGGCTCTTTCCTAGCAAGAGTCTCCATTTCATTCATTCAAATTACAGTGTTAATTACCCCTCTAAG GTTCCGGAAGGACTGGAGAAGAACAAGATGGGTGTGTACATAACAAGTTCAAGTCCTCTAAGTGAATACAAGGCTTACTTGAATCAATTCCAAAAAGATTTTACGACATTTTTAAGAATGCGGTCTGAAGAGATGGTATCTAATGGACGCATGGTTATCACATTATTCGGCAGAAACACTATAGATGATCCGTTGTACAGGGACTGTTGTCATCATTTGACATTGTTATCCGATTCTCTCCGCGACCTAGTCATCGAG GGACTTGTGAGTGCATCAACCGTGAATTCATTCAACATGCCATTTTATGATCCCACCGAAGAAGAAGTAAACGAAATTATTAGAAATGAGGGGTCATTCCAAATAAACGACTTAGAGACACATGCATTTGATCTTGGCCATAGTAAGGAAGAAAGTAGCTTGCAATTATGTAGAGCTAAACCAGGGGAAAAAGAGGCTAATTGCGTTAGAGCAGCGATTGAAACGATGCTCGTAGCTCACTTTGGAGATGCCATTAGTATCGATACATTGTTTGCAAAATATGCACACCATGTTTCTCAACATGCTAGCTGCATGAACAAAACGTCTGTCACTCTAGTGGTTTCATTGGTTCGGAAATAA
- the LOC106345178 gene encoding salicylate/benzoate carboxyl methyltransferase-like isoform X1 — protein MYLSYVFFYTCDRCRSDGKSENEMNNLDEERSNNTGVSILSMRGGDGHNSYATNSLLQRRVLSMSKPILVKNTKEMMTNLDFPKCIKISDLGCSSGQNTFLAMSEIVNTINALCQERNQNPPEIDCCLNDLPGNDFNTTFKFISFFNEKLTSNTPCFVSGVPGSFYSRLFPSKSLHFIHSNYSVNYPSKVPEGLEKNKMGVYITSSSPLSEYKAYLNQFQKDFTTFLRMRSEEMVSNGRMVITLFGRNTIDDPLYRDCCHHLTLLSDSLRDLVIEGLVSASTVNSFNMPFYDPTEEEVNEIIRNEGSFQINDLETHAFDLGHSKEESSLQLCRAKPGEKEANCVRAAIETMLVAHFGDAISIDTLFAKYAHHVSQHASCMNKTSVTLVVSLVRK, from the exons ATGTATTTATCTTATGTATTTTTCTATACATGCGATCGATGCAGGTCTGATGGGAAGAGTGAAAATGAAATGAACAACCTTGATGAAGAGAGAAGTAATAACACTGGTGTGAGTATCTTAAGTATGAGGGGAGGTGATGGACACAATAGTTACGCCACTAACTCTCTTCTTCAG AGAAGAGTTTTATCAATGAGCAAGCCCATATTGGTTAAAAACACCAAAGAAATGATGACAAACTTGGACTTTCCCAAATGCATTAAAATATCAGATTTGGGCTGTTCTTCTGGACAAAACACATTTTTGGCGATGTCTGAGATCGTCAACACAATTAATGCGTTATGTCAAGAACGGAACCAAAACCCGCCAGAGATAGATTGTTGTCTGAACGATCTCCCTGGTAATGATTTCAACACGACGTTCAAATTCATAAGTTTCTTCAACGAAAAGCTCACAAGCAATACACCATGCTTTGTCTCTGGAGTACCTGGTTCCTTTTACTCAAGGCTCTTTCCTAGCAAGAGTCTCCATTTCATTCATTCAAATTACAGTGTTAATTACCCCTCTAAG GTTCCGGAAGGACTGGAGAAGAACAAGATGGGTGTGTACATAACAAGTTCAAGTCCTCTAAGTGAATACAAGGCTTACTTGAATCAATTCCAAAAAGATTTTACGACATTTTTAAGAATGCGGTCTGAAGAGATGGTATCTAATGGACGCATGGTTATCACATTATTCGGCAGAAACACTATAGATGATCCGTTGTACAGGGACTGTTGTCATCATTTGACATTGTTATCCGATTCTCTCCGCGACCTAGTCATCGAG GGACTTGTGAGTGCATCAACCGTGAATTCATTCAACATGCCATTTTATGATCCCACCGAAGAAGAAGTAAACGAAATTATTAGAAATGAGGGGTCATTCCAAATAAACGACTTAGAGACACATGCATTTGATCTTGGCCATAGTAAGGAAGAAAGTAGCTTGCAATTATGTAGAGCTAAACCAGGGGAAAAAGAGGCTAATTGCGTTAGAGCAGCGATTGAAACGATGCTCGTAGCTCACTTTGGAGATGCCATTAGTATCGATACATTGTTTGCAAAATATGCACACCATGTTTCTCAACATGCTAGCTGCATGAACAAAACGTCTGTCACTCTAGTGGTTTCATTGGTTCGGAAATAA